The following coding sequences are from one Solea solea chromosome 4, fSolSol10.1, whole genome shotgun sequence window:
- the LOC131458139 gene encoding phosphatidylinositol-binding clathrin assembly protein-like isoform X2: protein MSGQSLTDRIAAAQHSMTGSAISKAVCKATTHEVSGPKKKHLDYLIHCTNEMNVSIPHLADTLLERTASNSWIVVFKALITTHHLMMYGNERLMQYLASRNTLFNLNNFLDKAALQGYNMSTFIRRYSRYLNEKAMSYRLAAVDFTKMKRGADGVMRTMNTEKLIKTLPVIQNQLDALLDFQPNSNELTNGVINTAFMLLFKDSIRLFAAYNEGVINMLEKYFDMKKNQCKEALEIYKTFLNRMTKLSEFLKVAERVGIDQGDSPDLTQAPSSLLEALEQHLASLEGRKLKDISTASSTGISLSRMDDKTEDNRLQQHKDDGHKVIDIQTPTVSPSAQSVGSANSSGGTTDLFSNSPIVPIHNHVPNLTSELFTLQPNFTPIQTTHTVPNNNNAWGGDLLKPAPHTQIHSPGGPLHSGKMLPNDLDSSLANLVGNLQFGGTPAKKPELQWSQLVEKKPTGGSGWQSKTMCTSTNWTHTTHPMAPAPMPVPQMNGMIYTGYAPAPVAFPMTTPQVPVYGMLPPQMSHQIGGVPMMAPQPVMYNQPVLRPTNPFGPIPGTQMHFM, encoded by the exons ACCTGATCCACTGCACCAATGAGATGAACGTCAGCATCCCCCACCTGGCAGACACACTGCTGGAGCGCACAGCCAGCAACAGCTGGATAGTGGTTTTCAAGGCGCTCATCACCACACACCACCTCATGATGTACGGCAACGAG AGATTGATGCAGTACCTTGCCTCCAGAAACACACTCTTCAACCTCAACAACTTTCTCGATAAGGCTGCACTACAAG GCTACAACATGTCAACTTTCATCAGACGCTACAGTCGCTACCTGAATGAAAAAGCCATGTCTTACAGACTAGCGGCGGTGGACTTCACCAAGATGAAGAGGGg AGCCGACGGCGTGATGCGCACCATGAACACAGAGAAGCTGATTAAGACTCTGCCCGTCATTCAGAACCAGCTGGACGCGCTGCTGGATTTCCAG CCAAACTCCAACGAACTGACCAACGGTGTCATCAACACGGCGTTCATGTTGCTCTTTAAAGACTCCATACGGTTGTTCGCCGCTTATAACGAAGGGGTCATCAACATGCTGG AGAAATACTTTGACATGAAGAAGAACCAGTGCAAAGAAGCGTTGGAGATCTACAAGACGTTCCTCAACAGGATGACCAAACTGTCCGAGTTCCTCAAAGTGGCAGAG CGAGTTGGGATAGATCAGGGCGACAGCCCCGATCTCACACAG GCTCCTAGCTCTCTCCTGGAGGCTCTGGAGCAGCATCTAGCCTCTCTGGAGGGAAGGAAGCTCAAGGACATCTCCACAGCCAGCAG CACTGGCATCTCACTCAGTCGCATGGATGACAAGACAGAGGACAACAGGCTGCAGCAACACAAG GACGACGGTCACAAAGTGATCGACATTCAGACGCCCACTGTGTCCCCCAGCGCCCAGTCAGTGGGCAGTGCCAACAGCAGTGGAGGAACCACAGATCTCTTCTCTAACTCGCCCATTGTACCCATCCATaacca TGTGCCAAACCTGACCAGTGAGCTGTTCACCCTGCAGCCAAACTTCACCCCCATtcagaccacacacactgtgcccAACAATAACAATGCCTGGGGAG GTGACCTGCTGAAGCCAGCTCCGCACACTCAAATCCACAGCCCAGGAGGCCCGTTGCACTCTGGGAAAATGCTGCCCAATGATTTGGATTCTTCATTAGCCAACCTTGTTGGGA ATTTGCAGTTTGGAGGGACACCAGCCAAAAA GCCGGAGCTCCAGTGGAGTCAGCTGGTGGAGAAGAAGCCAACAGGAGGAAGTGGCTGGCAGTCAAAGACCATGTGCACCAGCACCAACTGGACTCACACCACCCATCCCATGGCACCTGCACCCATGCCCGTCCCTCAGATG AATGGGATGATCTATACTGGCTAT GCTCCAGCACCAGTGGCTTTTCCTATGACAACACCCCAAGTGCCTGTGTATGGAATG CTCCCTCCTCAGATGAGTCATCAGATAGGGGGCGTTCCCATGATGGCTCCACAGCCTGTCATGTACAACCAGCCTGTCCTGAGACCTACCAATCCCTTTGGACCCATCCCAGGGACACAG ATGCACTTCATGTAG
- the LOC131458139 gene encoding phosphatidylinositol-binding clathrin assembly protein-like isoform X1 — protein MSGQSLTDRIAAAQHSMTGSAISKAVCKATTHEVSGPKKKHLDYLIHCTNEMNVSIPHLADTLLERTASNSWIVVFKALITTHHLMMYGNERLMQYLASRNTLFNLNNFLDKAALQGYNMSTFIRRYSRYLNEKAMSYRLAAVDFTKMKRGADGVMRTMNTEKLIKTLPVIQNQLDALLDFQPNSNELTNGVINTAFMLLFKDSIRLFAAYNEGVINMLEKYFDMKKNQCKEALEIYKTFLNRMTKLSEFLKVAERVGIDQGDSPDLTQAPSSLLEALEQHLASLEGRKLKDISTASRSSTLSSTVSSLSSTGISLSRMDDKTEDNRLQQHKDDGHKVIDIQTPTVSPSAQSVGSANSSGGTTDLFSNSPIVPIHNHVPNLTSELFTLQPNFTPIQTTHTVPNNNNAWGGDLLKPAPHTQIHSPGGPLHSGKMLPNDLDSSLANLVGNLQFGGTPAKKPELQWSQLVEKKPTGGSGWQSKTMCTSTNWTHTTHPMAPAPMPVPQMNGMIYTGYAPAPVAFPMTTPQVPVYGMLPPQMSHQIGGVPMMAPQPVMYNQPVLRPTNPFGPIPGTQMHFM, from the exons ACCTGATCCACTGCACCAATGAGATGAACGTCAGCATCCCCCACCTGGCAGACACACTGCTGGAGCGCACAGCCAGCAACAGCTGGATAGTGGTTTTCAAGGCGCTCATCACCACACACCACCTCATGATGTACGGCAACGAG AGATTGATGCAGTACCTTGCCTCCAGAAACACACTCTTCAACCTCAACAACTTTCTCGATAAGGCTGCACTACAAG GCTACAACATGTCAACTTTCATCAGACGCTACAGTCGCTACCTGAATGAAAAAGCCATGTCTTACAGACTAGCGGCGGTGGACTTCACCAAGATGAAGAGGGg AGCCGACGGCGTGATGCGCACCATGAACACAGAGAAGCTGATTAAGACTCTGCCCGTCATTCAGAACCAGCTGGACGCGCTGCTGGATTTCCAG CCAAACTCCAACGAACTGACCAACGGTGTCATCAACACGGCGTTCATGTTGCTCTTTAAAGACTCCATACGGTTGTTCGCCGCTTATAACGAAGGGGTCATCAACATGCTGG AGAAATACTTTGACATGAAGAAGAACCAGTGCAAAGAAGCGTTGGAGATCTACAAGACGTTCCTCAACAGGATGACCAAACTGTCCGAGTTCCTCAAAGTGGCAGAG CGAGTTGGGATAGATCAGGGCGACAGCCCCGATCTCACACAG GCTCCTAGCTCTCTCCTGGAGGCTCTGGAGCAGCATCTAGCCTCTCTGGAGGGAAGGAAGCTCAAGGACATCTCCACAGCCAGCAG ATCCAGCACCTTGTCCAGTACAGTGTCCTCTCTCTCCAGCACTGGCATCTCACTCAGTCGCATGGATGACAAGACAGAGGACAACAGGCTGCAGCAACACAAG GACGACGGTCACAAAGTGATCGACATTCAGACGCCCACTGTGTCCCCCAGCGCCCAGTCAGTGGGCAGTGCCAACAGCAGTGGAGGAACCACAGATCTCTTCTCTAACTCGCCCATTGTACCCATCCATaacca TGTGCCAAACCTGACCAGTGAGCTGTTCACCCTGCAGCCAAACTTCACCCCCATtcagaccacacacactgtgcccAACAATAACAATGCCTGGGGAG GTGACCTGCTGAAGCCAGCTCCGCACACTCAAATCCACAGCCCAGGAGGCCCGTTGCACTCTGGGAAAATGCTGCCCAATGATTTGGATTCTTCATTAGCCAACCTTGTTGGGA ATTTGCAGTTTGGAGGGACACCAGCCAAAAA GCCGGAGCTCCAGTGGAGTCAGCTGGTGGAGAAGAAGCCAACAGGAGGAAGTGGCTGGCAGTCAAAGACCATGTGCACCAGCACCAACTGGACTCACACCACCCATCCCATGGCACCTGCACCCATGCCCGTCCCTCAGATG AATGGGATGATCTATACTGGCTAT GCTCCAGCACCAGTGGCTTTTCCTATGACAACACCCCAAGTGCCTGTGTATGGAATG CTCCCTCCTCAGATGAGTCATCAGATAGGGGGCGTTCCCATGATGGCTCCACAGCCTGTCATGTACAACCAGCCTGTCCTGAGACCTACCAATCCCTTTGGACCCATCCCAGGGACACAG ATGCACTTCATGTAG
- the LOC131458139 gene encoding phosphatidylinositol-binding clathrin assembly protein-like isoform X3 codes for MSGQSLTDRIAAAQHSMTGSAISKAVCKATTHEVSGPKKKHLDYLIHCTNEMNVSIPHLADTLLERTASNSWIVVFKALITTHHLMMYGNERLMQYLASRNTLFNLNNFLDKAALQGYNMSTFIRRYSRYLNEKAMSYRLAAVDFTKMKRGADGVMRTMNTEKLIKTLPVIQNQLDALLDFQPNSNELTNGVINTAFMLLFKDSIRLFAAYNEGVINMLEKYFDMKKNQCKEALEIYKTFLNRMTKLSEFLKVAEAPSSLLEALEQHLASLEGRKLKDISTASRSSTLSSTVSSLSSTGISLSRMDDKTEDNRLQQHKDDGHKVIDIQTPTVSPSAQSVGSANSSGGTTDLFSNSPIVPIHNHVPNLTSELFTLQPNFTPIQTTHTVPNNNNAWGGDLLKPAPHTQIHSPGGPLHSGKMLPNDLDSSLANLVGNLQFGGTPAKKPELQWSQLVEKKPTGGSGWQSKTMCTSTNWTHTTHPMAPAPMPVPQMNGMIYTGYAPAPVAFPMTTPQVPVYGMLPPQMSHQIGGVPMMAPQPVMYNQPVLRPTNPFGPIPGTQMHFM; via the exons ACCTGATCCACTGCACCAATGAGATGAACGTCAGCATCCCCCACCTGGCAGACACACTGCTGGAGCGCACAGCCAGCAACAGCTGGATAGTGGTTTTCAAGGCGCTCATCACCACACACCACCTCATGATGTACGGCAACGAG AGATTGATGCAGTACCTTGCCTCCAGAAACACACTCTTCAACCTCAACAACTTTCTCGATAAGGCTGCACTACAAG GCTACAACATGTCAACTTTCATCAGACGCTACAGTCGCTACCTGAATGAAAAAGCCATGTCTTACAGACTAGCGGCGGTGGACTTCACCAAGATGAAGAGGGg AGCCGACGGCGTGATGCGCACCATGAACACAGAGAAGCTGATTAAGACTCTGCCCGTCATTCAGAACCAGCTGGACGCGCTGCTGGATTTCCAG CCAAACTCCAACGAACTGACCAACGGTGTCATCAACACGGCGTTCATGTTGCTCTTTAAAGACTCCATACGGTTGTTCGCCGCTTATAACGAAGGGGTCATCAACATGCTGG AGAAATACTTTGACATGAAGAAGAACCAGTGCAAAGAAGCGTTGGAGATCTACAAGACGTTCCTCAACAGGATGACCAAACTGTCCGAGTTCCTCAAAGTGGCAGAG GCTCCTAGCTCTCTCCTGGAGGCTCTGGAGCAGCATCTAGCCTCTCTGGAGGGAAGGAAGCTCAAGGACATCTCCACAGCCAGCAG ATCCAGCACCTTGTCCAGTACAGTGTCCTCTCTCTCCAGCACTGGCATCTCACTCAGTCGCATGGATGACAAGACAGAGGACAACAGGCTGCAGCAACACAAG GACGACGGTCACAAAGTGATCGACATTCAGACGCCCACTGTGTCCCCCAGCGCCCAGTCAGTGGGCAGTGCCAACAGCAGTGGAGGAACCACAGATCTCTTCTCTAACTCGCCCATTGTACCCATCCATaacca TGTGCCAAACCTGACCAGTGAGCTGTTCACCCTGCAGCCAAACTTCACCCCCATtcagaccacacacactgtgcccAACAATAACAATGCCTGGGGAG GTGACCTGCTGAAGCCAGCTCCGCACACTCAAATCCACAGCCCAGGAGGCCCGTTGCACTCTGGGAAAATGCTGCCCAATGATTTGGATTCTTCATTAGCCAACCTTGTTGGGA ATTTGCAGTTTGGAGGGACACCAGCCAAAAA GCCGGAGCTCCAGTGGAGTCAGCTGGTGGAGAAGAAGCCAACAGGAGGAAGTGGCTGGCAGTCAAAGACCATGTGCACCAGCACCAACTGGACTCACACCACCCATCCCATGGCACCTGCACCCATGCCCGTCCCTCAGATG AATGGGATGATCTATACTGGCTAT GCTCCAGCACCAGTGGCTTTTCCTATGACAACACCCCAAGTGCCTGTGTATGGAATG CTCCCTCCTCAGATGAGTCATCAGATAGGGGGCGTTCCCATGATGGCTCCACAGCCTGTCATGTACAACCAGCCTGTCCTGAGACCTACCAATCCCTTTGGACCCATCCCAGGGACACAG ATGCACTTCATGTAG
- the LOC131458139 gene encoding phosphatidylinositol-binding clathrin assembly protein-like isoform X4 yields the protein MSGQSLTDRIAAAQHSMTGSAISKAVCKATTHEVSGPKKKHLDYLIHCTNEMNVSIPHLADTLLERTASNSWIVVFKALITTHHLMMYGNERLMQYLASRNTLFNLNNFLDKAALQGYNMSTFIRRYSRYLNEKAMSYRLAAVDFTKMKRGADGVMRTMNTEKLIKTLPVIQNQLDALLDFQPNSNELTNGVINTAFMLLFKDSIRLFAAYNEGVINMLEKYFDMKKNQCKEALEIYKTFLNRMTKLSEFLKVAEAPSSLLEALEQHLASLEGRKLKDISTASSTGISLSRMDDKTEDNRLQQHKDDGHKVIDIQTPTVSPSAQSVGSANSSGGTTDLFSNSPIVPIHNHVPNLTSELFTLQPNFTPIQTTHTVPNNNNAWGGDLLKPAPHTQIHSPGGPLHSGKMLPNDLDSSLANLVGNLQFGGTPAKKPELQWSQLVEKKPTGGSGWQSKTMCTSTNWTHTTHPMAPAPMPVPQMNGMIYTGYAPAPVAFPMTTPQVPVYGMLPPQMSHQIGGVPMMAPQPVMYNQPVLRPTNPFGPIPGTQMHFM from the exons ACCTGATCCACTGCACCAATGAGATGAACGTCAGCATCCCCCACCTGGCAGACACACTGCTGGAGCGCACAGCCAGCAACAGCTGGATAGTGGTTTTCAAGGCGCTCATCACCACACACCACCTCATGATGTACGGCAACGAG AGATTGATGCAGTACCTTGCCTCCAGAAACACACTCTTCAACCTCAACAACTTTCTCGATAAGGCTGCACTACAAG GCTACAACATGTCAACTTTCATCAGACGCTACAGTCGCTACCTGAATGAAAAAGCCATGTCTTACAGACTAGCGGCGGTGGACTTCACCAAGATGAAGAGGGg AGCCGACGGCGTGATGCGCACCATGAACACAGAGAAGCTGATTAAGACTCTGCCCGTCATTCAGAACCAGCTGGACGCGCTGCTGGATTTCCAG CCAAACTCCAACGAACTGACCAACGGTGTCATCAACACGGCGTTCATGTTGCTCTTTAAAGACTCCATACGGTTGTTCGCCGCTTATAACGAAGGGGTCATCAACATGCTGG AGAAATACTTTGACATGAAGAAGAACCAGTGCAAAGAAGCGTTGGAGATCTACAAGACGTTCCTCAACAGGATGACCAAACTGTCCGAGTTCCTCAAAGTGGCAGAG GCTCCTAGCTCTCTCCTGGAGGCTCTGGAGCAGCATCTAGCCTCTCTGGAGGGAAGGAAGCTCAAGGACATCTCCACAGCCAGCAG CACTGGCATCTCACTCAGTCGCATGGATGACAAGACAGAGGACAACAGGCTGCAGCAACACAAG GACGACGGTCACAAAGTGATCGACATTCAGACGCCCACTGTGTCCCCCAGCGCCCAGTCAGTGGGCAGTGCCAACAGCAGTGGAGGAACCACAGATCTCTTCTCTAACTCGCCCATTGTACCCATCCATaacca TGTGCCAAACCTGACCAGTGAGCTGTTCACCCTGCAGCCAAACTTCACCCCCATtcagaccacacacactgtgcccAACAATAACAATGCCTGGGGAG GTGACCTGCTGAAGCCAGCTCCGCACACTCAAATCCACAGCCCAGGAGGCCCGTTGCACTCTGGGAAAATGCTGCCCAATGATTTGGATTCTTCATTAGCCAACCTTGTTGGGA ATTTGCAGTTTGGAGGGACACCAGCCAAAAA GCCGGAGCTCCAGTGGAGTCAGCTGGTGGAGAAGAAGCCAACAGGAGGAAGTGGCTGGCAGTCAAAGACCATGTGCACCAGCACCAACTGGACTCACACCACCCATCCCATGGCACCTGCACCCATGCCCGTCCCTCAGATG AATGGGATGATCTATACTGGCTAT GCTCCAGCACCAGTGGCTTTTCCTATGACAACACCCCAAGTGCCTGTGTATGGAATG CTCCCTCCTCAGATGAGTCATCAGATAGGGGGCGTTCCCATGATGGCTCCACAGCCTGTCATGTACAACCAGCCTGTCCTGAGACCTACCAATCCCTTTGGACCCATCCCAGGGACACAG ATGCACTTCATGTAG